In one window of Stigmatopora argus isolate UIUO_Sarg chromosome 19, RoL_Sarg_1.0, whole genome shotgun sequence DNA:
- the arv1 gene encoding protein ARV1 isoform X1 produces MAEAKFRCIECNEKATELHRDYKNGILKITLCGSCQKPVDKYIEYDPVIILIDAILCKTQAFRHILFNTGLDIHWKLCAFCLLCEAYLRWSLERGAKPTGDPTDIIRCAKEWEFYGLVMSAALELTAFCAGVLFFLRVAAASGLDGCGGGGVTPRRLLRAVLLSRYGQVLLVPAVIWKHDYVTLCLAFIKLLMLTSNAQAVRGGPGPSGPCVRACWRKGSPRGRGAGSRGAPCWIQTLILKRKKYTQKELFMQMHIYFVLVLMNCL; encoded by the exons ATGGCCGAAGCTAAATTTCGATGCATTGAGTGTAACGAAAAAGCAACGGAATTACACCGAGACTATAAAAACGGGATCCTAAAGATCACATTATGT GGGTCCTGCCAGAAGCCAGTGGACAAGTACATCGAGTACGATCCCGTCATCATCCTGATAGACGCCATTTTGTGCAAGACGCAGGCCTTCCGTCACATCTTGTTCAACACTGGTTTGGAC ATCCACTGGAAGCTGTGCGCGTTCTGCCTGTTGTGCGAGGCCTACCTGAGGTGGTCGCTTGAGCGCGGCGCCAAGCCCACCGGCGACCCCACCGACATCATCCGCTGCGCCAAGGAGTGGGAGTTCTACGGTTTGGTCATGTCGGCTGCTCTGG AGTTGACGGCGTTTTGCGCCGGCGTGCTGTTTTTCCTACGGGTGGCGGCGGCGTCCGGTCTCGACGGTTGCGGCGGAGGGGGCGTGACCCCGCGCCGCCTCCTGCGAGCCGTGCTGCTGTCCCGTTACGGCCAAGTCCTGCTGGTGCCCGCCGTCATCTGGAAGCACGACTACGTGACGCTCTGCCTGGCGTTCATCAAACTTTTGATGCTCACGTCCAACGCGCAGGCCGTCCGAG GAGGACCTGGGCCTTCTGGGCCGTGTGTACGGGCCTGCTGGCGGAAAGGCTCGCCGCGTGGGCGTGGCGCGGGCTCTAGGGGGGCGCCATGTTGGATTCAAACacttattttgaaaagaaaaaaatatacgcAAAAAGAACTATTTATGCAAatgcatatttattttgttttagtaTTGATGAActgtttgtaa
- the arv1 gene encoding protein ARV1 isoform X2, translated as MAEAKFRCIECNEKATELHRDYKNGILKITLCGSCQKPVDKYIEYDPVIILIDAILCKTQAFRHILFNTGLDIHWKLCAFCLLCEAYLRWSLERGAKPTGDPTDIIRCAKEWEFYGLVMSAALELTAFCAGVLFFLRVAAASGLDGCGGGGVTPRRLLRAVLLSRYGQVLLVPAVIWKHDYVTLCLAFIKLLMLTSNAQAVRVMLNCRRTWAFWAVCTGLLAERLAAWAWRGL; from the exons ATGGCCGAAGCTAAATTTCGATGCATTGAGTGTAACGAAAAAGCAACGGAATTACACCGAGACTATAAAAACGGGATCCTAAAGATCACATTATGT GGGTCCTGCCAGAAGCCAGTGGACAAGTACATCGAGTACGATCCCGTCATCATCCTGATAGACGCCATTTTGTGCAAGACGCAGGCCTTCCGTCACATCTTGTTCAACACTGGTTTGGAC ATCCACTGGAAGCTGTGCGCGTTCTGCCTGTTGTGCGAGGCCTACCTGAGGTGGTCGCTTGAGCGCGGCGCCAAGCCCACCGGCGACCCCACCGACATCATCCGCTGCGCCAAGGAGTGGGAGTTCTACGGTTTGGTCATGTCGGCTGCTCTGG AGTTGACGGCGTTTTGCGCCGGCGTGCTGTTTTTCCTACGGGTGGCGGCGGCGTCCGGTCTCGACGGTTGCGGCGGAGGGGGCGTGACCCCGCGCCGCCTCCTGCGAGCCGTGCTGCTGTCCCGTTACGGCCAAGTCCTGCTGGTGCCCGCCGTCATCTGGAAGCACGACTACGTGACGCTCTGCCTGGCGTTCATCAAACTTTTGATGCTCACGTCCAACGCGCAGGCCGTCCGAG TGATGCTGAATTGCAGGAGGACCTGGGCCTTCTGGGCCGTGTGTACGGGCCTGCTGGCGGAAAGGCTCGCCGCGTGGGCGTGGCGCGGGCTCTAG
- the LOC144064775 gene encoding fatty acid-binding protein, brain: MVDAFCATWKLVDSENFDEYMKSLGVGFATRQVGNVTKPTVIISQDGDKVSVRTQSTFKNTEISFKLGEEFDETTADDRNCKSTVSMDGDKLVHVQKWDGKETKFVREIKDGKLVMNLTFDDIHAVRTYEKA, from the exons ATGGTGGACGCCTTCTGTGCTACTTGGAAGCTGGTGGACAGCGAAAACTTTGACGAGTACATGAAATCCCTTG GCGTGGGCTTCGCCACCCGGCAGGTGGGCAACGTGACCAAGCCCACGGTGATCATCAGCCAGGACGGCGACAAGGTGAGCGTCCGCACGCAGAGCACCTTCAAGAACACCGAGATCTCCTTCAAGCTGGGGGAAGAGTTCGACGAGACCACCGCCGACGACAGGAACTGCAAG TCCACAGTCAGCATGGACGGAGACAAGCTGGTCCACGTGCAGAAGTGGGACGGCAAGGAGACCAAGTTTGTCAGGGAGATCAAGGATGGCAAGCTGGTCATG AACTTGACCTTCGATGACATCCACGCCGTCCGCACCTACGAGAAGGCGTAA
- the clvs2 gene encoding clavesin-2 has translation MTHLQAGLSPATLEKAKAELKENPDTLHQDIQEVRDMIITRPDIGFLRTDDGFILRFLRARKFNHFEAFRLLAQYFEYRQQNLDMFKNLKATDPGIKQALKDGFPGVLANSDRQGRKILLLFAANWDQSRYMFVDILRSILLSLESMIEDAELQVNGFVLVIDWSNFTFKQASKLTPSMLRLAIEGLQDSFPARFGGIHFVNQPWYIHALYTVIRPFLKEKTRKRIFLHGNNLTSLHQLLQPEILPSELGGMMPPYDMGTWARALLEHAYDEDGESDGAGPEAFAFLDGAGPEALAFLDGDNTSLSPRTMKRSQSVVEPGVLKRPEKVKCDEDNMQPLLSLD, from the exons ATGACTCACCTGCAGGCCGGCCTGTCGCCGGCCACCCTGGAGAAGGCCAAAGCGGAACTGAAGGAGAACCCGGACACGCTCCACCAGGACATCCAGGAAGTGCGCGACATGATCATCACGCGGCCGGACATCGGCTTCCTGCGAACCGACGACGGCTTCATCCTCAGGTTCCTGCGGGCCAGGAAGTTCAACCACTTTGAGGCCTTCCGACTGCTGGCCCAGTACTTTGAGTACAGGCAGCAGAACCTGGACATGTTCAAGAACCTGAAGGCCACCGACCCCGGGATCAAGCAGGCGCTCAAGGACGGATTCCCCGGCGTGCTGGCCAACTCCGACCGGCAGGGGAGGAAGATTCTGCTCCTCTTTGCCGCCAACTGGGACCAGAGCAG GTACATGTTCGTGGACATCTTGAGGTCCATCCTGCTCTCTTTGGAGTCCATGATCGAGGACGCCGAGCTGCAGGTGAACGGCTTCGTCCTGGTCATCGACTGGAGCAACTTCACCTTCAAGCAAGCGTCCAAGCTCACGCCCAGCATGCTCAGGCTCGCCATCGAGGGGCTCCAG GACAGTTTCCCCGCCCGCTTTGGAGGAATCCATTTTGTCAACCAACCGTGGTACATCCACGCCCTGTACACCGTCATCAGGCCCTTCCTCAAGGAGAAAACCAGGAAGCGG ATCTTCCTGCACGGCAACAACCTCACCAGCCTCCACCAGCTGCTCCAGCCCGAAATCCTACCATCGGAGTTGGGCGGAATGATGCCGCCGTACGACATGGGCACTTGGGCCAGGGCGCTGTTGGAACACGCTTACGACGAGGACGGCGAATCGGACGGCGCCGGACCGGAGGCCTTTGCCTTTTTGGACGGCGCCGGACCGGAGGCTTTGGCCTTTTTGGACGGCGACAACACGAGCCTCTCGCCCAGAACCATGAAAAG ATCTCAGTCAGTGGTGGAACCCGGCGTCCTGAAACGACCGGAAAAGGTCAAATGCGACGAAGACAACATGCAGCCGCTACTTTCGCTGGACTAA
- the fam89a gene encoding protein FAM89A, which yields MNGKSANGSSASAAAAGGMACIDGLPPLPKSLSGLLNSSGGSWRDMERMYLKKTMIQDDLSRGRNNADGLLAHKPANLDAALALLRKEMVGLRQQDMSLLCQLWSLHESIQEYKGSCQDLSAASGMMENGYFDEDDEYYPEAGATPTGEHPGSGEAEPGQAGLAKDDSWESFRVTI from the exons ATGAACGGGAAGTCGGCCAACGGCTCGTCGGCGTCCGCGGCGGCCGCCGGAGGAATGGCGTGCATCGACGGGCTGCCGCCGCTGCCAAAAAGCCTCAGCGGCTTGCTCAACTCGAGCGGCGGCTCGTGGAGGGACATGGAGCGGATGTACTTGAAGAAGACCATGATCCAGGACGACCTGAGCCGAGGCCGGAATAACGCCGACGGCCTGCTGGCCCACAAGCCGGCCAACCTCGACGCCGCCCTGGCTCTGCTCAGGAAAGAGATG GTGGGCTTGCGCCAGCAGGACATGTCGCTGCTGTGCCAGCTGTGGTCGCTGCACGAGTCCATCCAAGAGTACAAGGGCAGCTGCCAGGACTTGAGCGCCGCCTCGGGCATGATGGAAAACGGCTACTTCGACGAAGACGACGAGTACTACCCGGAAGCGGGCGCCACGCCCACCGGCGAGCATCCGGGCTCCGGGGAGGCGGAGCCCGGCCAGGCGGGTTTGGCCAAAGACGACAGCTGGGAATCCTTTCGCGTCACCATCTGA
- the sprtn gene encoding DNA-dependent metalloprotease SPRTN gives MDGDNLDDDYLLALHLQEQFNKELSQAAKVKDSGETLVPRKPERPLSLVDASWETLDPTPDVRAMFLEFNNKFFWGKLSGVEVKWSPRMTLCAGVCSYEGRGGLCSIRLSEPLLKLRPRKDLVETLLHEMIHALLFVTQNDRDRDGHGPEFCKHMKRINRDGGTNITVYHNFNEEVDVYRQHWWRCDGPCRNRKPYLGFVKRAMNRAPSSLDPWWGDHQRTCGGTYTKVKEPEGYGQKGKTKKKKKEEELQAIGKMAIVEKPTGSRDIRDVIAFSGKGFILGGNPIPSPCSASSAVSKPATPSPPLRVFPALGWPTRQDRKTPAKKSVGNTKAFVNVNGSPIRLSDLGRRQNSEKLKQTSLDSLFDKSPGKSVSLDWPRSSNSPTWTDSSPPSASSQLGDAKLTSWKKRPLDDSASVIDLFKNKKLKTESEDATAASRTVIVMVSCPVCQVSVQESKVNEHLDACLC, from the exons ATGGACGGTGACAACTTGGATGACGATTATTTGCTGGCTCTCCATCTTCAGGAACAGTTCAACAAAGAATTGAGCCAAGCGGCGAAGGTTAAAGACAGCGGGGAAACACTTGTCCCCCGGAAGCCCGAGAGACCGCTGTCACTCGTGGACGCGTCGTGGGAGACGTTGGACCCCACTCCCGATGTGCGAGCCATGTTCCTGGAGTTTAACAACAAGTTCTTTTGGGGGAAACTGAGCGGCGTGGAGGTCAAATGGAGCCCGAGGATGACACT GTGTGCTGGCGTGTGTTCTTACGAGGGCCGTGGCGGACTTTGTTCCATCAGACTCAGCGAGCCGCTGCTCAAACTCAGACCTCGGAAAGACCTGGTGGAG ACGCTGCTCCACGAGATGATCCACGCGTTGCTCTTCGTGACGCAGAACGACCGAGATCGCGACGGACACGGGCCCGAATTTTGCAAGCACATGAAGCGCATCAACCGAGACGGCGGCACCAACATCACC GTTTACCACAACTTCAACGAGGAGGTGGACGTGTACCGCCAGCACTGGTGGCGCTGCGACGGGCCCTGCCGGAATCGCAAGCCCTACTTGGGATTCGTCAAGAGGGCCATGAACCGGGCCCCCTCGTCATTAGACCCCTGGTGGGGGGACCACCAGAGGACGTGCGGGGGGACCTACACCAAAGTGAAGGAGCCGGAGGGGTACGGTCAGAAGGGCAagaccaagaagaagaaaaaagaggaGGAGCTACAAGCCATCGGGAAGATGGCCATCGTGGAAAAACCTACcg GAAGTCGCGACATCCGGGACGTCATCGCCTTCAGCGGCAAAGGCTTCATCCTTGGCGGCAATCCCATTCCTTCGCCTTGCTCCGCCTCCTCAGCGGTCAGTAAACCCGCAACGCCTTCTCCCCCGCTCCGGGTCTTCCCCGCTCTCGGTTGGCCCACGCGGCAGGACCGCAAAACGCCCGCCAAAAAGTCGGTGGGCAACACCAAAGCGTTCGTCAACGTTAACGGATCGCCCATCCGTCTCTCCGATCTCGGCCGTCGGCAAAATTCCGAAAAATTGAAGCAAACGTCGCTCGATTCGTTGTTCGACAAGTCGCCGGGCAAATCCGTCTCGTTGGATTGGCCGAGGAGTTCCAATTCCCCGACTTGGACCGACTCCTCGCCTCCCTCCGCTTCTAGTCAACTCGGCGACGCTAAGCTAACTTCTTGGAAGAAGCGACCGCTCGACGACTCGGCGAGCGTTATCGATCTCTTTAAAAACAAGAAGCTGAAAACAGAGTCGGAAGACGCCACGGCGGCGAGTCGCACCGTTATCGTGATGGTGTCGTGCCCCGTTTGTCAGGTTAGCGTGCAGGAGTCAAAGGTCAACGAGCATTTGGACGCCTGCCTATGCTAA
- the smpdl3a gene encoding cyclic GMP-AMP phosphodiesterase SMPDL3A: MKTPLAGFILVLYAAGQLKAAPPRKRADPGDAGRFWHITDLHLDPTYHLAEDPTKVCFSSKGEPASRAGPFGDFLCDSPYSLIQSAFEHMSTLVKPNDFIIWTGDSPPHVPVSELSTAMVIQVMSNMTQSIRKYFPNVTVLPAVGNHDYWPQDQMPTSTNDIYRAAARLWKPWLQDEALKTLSQGGFYTQLTRKGLRVVSVNSVLYYGPDQVTANVTDPAGQFQWLEDTLKKADADAEKVLIISHIPVGYLPFLANVTALREEHNERLVAIYRRYSRVITGHFYGHTHKDSVMVLLNEQGTPVNSLFVSAAVTPIKDASAPYSNNPAVRLYFYDKKDHGILDIWQYFLNLTEANLRQRADWTLEYVMTDAFGLPDLRPVSLFRLGLEMWTRSEVFDTYFAHYTVGYDDRPPCGGDCRAFQLCSLFFLDQATYSKCLASPRHGYNFARERL, translated from the exons ATGAAGACGCCACTCGCcggttttattttggttttgtaCGCCGCCGGACAACTGAAGGCGGCTCCCCCGAGAAAAAGAGCCGACCCTGGGGACGCAG GAAGGTTCTGGCACATCACCGACCTCCATTTGGACCCCACCTACCACCTGGCAGAGGACCCCACCAAAGTATGTTTCTCCTCCAAAGGGGAACCCGCCTCACGCGCCGGTCCGTTTGGGGACTTCCTGTGCGACTCGCCTTACAGTCTCATCCAATCGGCCTTCGAGCACATGAGCACCCTCGTAAAACCCAACGACTTCATCATTTGGACCGG AGATAGTCCTCCTCACGTTCCCGTGAGTGAGCTTTCCACAGCCATGGTGATCCAAGTGATGAGTAACATGACGCAAAGTATTCGGAAATACTTCCCAAACGTCACCGTCCTTCCTGCCGTGGGAAATCACGATTACTGGCCACAG GATCAAATGCCGACGTCCACCAATGACATCTACCGCGCCGCTGCCCGCCTTTGGAAACCTTGGCTCCAGGACGAAGCGCTAAAAACCCTCTCACAAG GCGGCTTCTACACCCAGCTCACCCGGAAAGGCCTTCGAGTAGTCAGCGTGAACAGCGTCCTTTACTACGGTCCCGACCAAGTCACCGCCAACGTCACCGACCCGGCGGGACAATTCCAGTGGTTGGAAGACACGTTGAAGAAGGCGGACGCCGACGCGGAAAAG GTGTTGATCATTTCTCACATTCCGGTGGGATACCTGCCCTTCCTCGCTAACGTGACCGCCCTCCGCGAGGAGCACAACGAGAGACTGGTCGCCATCTATCGGCGGTACAGCCGCGTGATTACGGGACACTTTTACGGACACACGCACAAAGACAGCGTCATGGTTCTCCTAAACGAGCAAG gTACACCTGTAAATTCCTTATTCGTATCAGCGGCGGTTACGCCCATCAAAGACGCTTCGGCGCCATACTCCAACAACCCGGCGGTGCGCTTATATTTCTACGACAAAAAAGACCACGGTATTTTG GACATCTGGCAGTATTTCCTCAACCTGACCGAAGCCAACCTCCGGCAACGGGCCGACTGGACGCTGGAGTACGTCATGACGGACGCGTTCGGCTTGCCCGACCTGCGACCGGTCAGCCTGTTCCGGCTGGGTCTGGAAATGTGGACCAGGTCTGAAGTTTTCGACACGTACTTTGCTCACTATACGGTCGGTTACGACGACAGGCCGCCGTGCGGCGGCGACTGTAGGGCTTTTCAGCTGTGCTCCTTGTTCTTCTTGGACCAGGCGACCTATTCCAAATGTTTGGCCAGTCCGAGACACGGCTACAATTTTGCCAGGGAACGTCTTTGA